The genomic segment AGACAGGTGTCGTGGGACAGATGGTGCATATCCGGTCGTACTAGTTCACATTAATTAAAAATTCATCAGAAATTATTCAACGATTTTCCCATGCCCCTTCTAAGCCGTTGGTCGAACCCCTTGATTTCACGCATTGGAGCAGAATGACGGCAGATTTGAACTTCGTTTGGCATCATCCTTGCCTTTTGCAACCATAGTTAGTTGAGCGATTCAGGGGTGAACAGGTCGAGGATGGAACCGAGTTCGGAAGGTAAAAAGGACTTGACAGGTGTTTCGAACGCGACATATGCTAGTGTCGCTAGAACAGGGTTTCCAAAAAGCGATTTTCCCGGAGCCACAACAACCTTCAACTCAAACCCGTTCCCACAGTGGTGGCAAAGGAGGTGAGAGCCGGCGTCAAAAGAGGGACAGAGGATTTGTCATCCCAGAGTAGTACATCTACGCATTTAAAATGATCAGAGTGTAAGGAGGAAGAATCGAATGGCACAATACAGGACGGAAGCCGTACCAGCTAAGCGTGCTGAGACGGCCGAACAGATGTTTGGCTGGGGCATCTTCTGGAAGTGCATGATCGCGATCAGCCTGTTCTACATCTGCATTCGGATTTACCAGCAGTACTTCTCATGGTCGAAGGGTCTCGACTTCTTCTCTGAAGACTTCCGGATCTACTGGTGGAACATGCTCATCGGTGAGCTGATCATCGAAGGCGCGGTGCTGACCTTCACCTTGGGCTACATCTGGAAGACCCGCGACCGGAACTTGGACAAGATTACACCGGAAGAGGAGTTGAGGCGGTTCTGGGGTCTCGGACAGTGGATTGTCACGTTCGCGTGGGCCGTCTATTGGGGCGCCAGCTTCTTCACCGAGCAGGACGGGACCTGGCACCAGACCGTGATCCGCGATACCGACTTCACGCCGAGTCACATCATCGAGTTCTACCTGAGCTACCCCATTTATATCATCATCGGGATCAATGCGTACATGTGGGCCAGGACCCGAATTCCGCTGTTTGCGGCCGGGCACTCCCTGCCGTTCATGCTGACGGTCGGCGGCCCTGCGATGATCTTCGTCAATGTGGCGTTGAACGAGTGGGGCCACACCTTCTGGATCATGGAGGAGCTGTTTGTGGCGCCGCTGCACTGGGGTTTCGTGACGCTCGGTTGGTGTCTGTTCGGGGTGTATGGAGTCGCAGCGGCCATGTGCCCGCGAATCCATGAGCTGATCAAGATCACCAGCGACGGCAAGGCGGCCCAGTGGGCTCCCAATGTCGGCAAGTTGCCGGTCCAGGTTGATAAGTGGTAAACACACTTGAAATCCTCGTAGCCAAATAGTGGAGGGGGTGGGGATCCGCCCCCCTCCCTTCTCGGAGGGGAAGAGCCTATGGCGCTCTTATCAGTACAGCAAGCTGCAAGCCTGGAGCGAAAGTTTGATATCATCATCCTCGTAGCCGCCTTTACCGGTACGGTGGCCGGCTATCATATTCACCAGATGCTGACCGTCGGCGACTGGGACTTCTGGTTGGACTGGAAGGATCGACGCTGGTGGGTCACGTTGACACCGATCCTGTTGATCACCTTCCCCGCGGCGTCGCAATATTTCATGTGGGAGAAGATGCGTCTGCCGATCGGTGCGACCTTCTGCATTATGACGCTTCACTTCGGTCAATGGATGAATCGGGTCTTCAACTTCTACTACTGGGCCTGGTTCCCGGTCAACTTCACCACCCCGGGCCTGATGATCCCCAGCGCGATCTTCCTGGACGTCATGCTGATGATGACCGGGAGCTACATGTTTACCGCGCTGTTCGGCGGGATGGGGTGGTCGCTGCTGTTCTACCCTGCGAACTGGACCTGGCTGGCGCCGTTCCACCTGGCGGTGAAGCATCCCAGCGGGCCGCTTATGTCGATCGCCGATCTGATGGGGATGGAGTATGTGCGCTCCGCGACGCCTGAGTACATTCGGATCGTCGAGCGCGGGACGCTGCGCACCTTCGGACGTGACGTCACACCGGTCTCGTCGTTCTTTGCCGGGTTCATCAGCGGGTTAGTTTACGTCTGGTGGATGTTTATGGGGAAGTGGATAAGCAAGCCGACATGGCTCGCGCGGACCTAGCTGTTTGCGGATCAGTTGACCCTGACCCTTACCCTGAGTGAGGTAGGAGGATAACAATGAGGATAGGACGAGCGGCGTTGTCGGCGATCTTACTTGGAGTGATCGCTGTGTCCGCGGGGGGGACGGCGTGGGCCCATGGCGAACGATCACAGGAGCCCTTCCTCCGGATGCGTACGATAACGTTTTATGACACCAAGTGGTCGAAGGCCCGGGTACAGCCGGGCGAGACGATGGACCTCACGGGCAAGTTCCATACCTTCAGTGAATGGCCGCGGGCGGTCTATCTCCCCGAGTCGATCTTTTTGCACTACTCTGTGCCGGGGCCCTCAATGCTGAAGAAAGAGGCATGGATGAACGGCATGCCTGTCATCAACTCCACCAGCACGAAGCTTGGCGGTGACTACGATTATAAGCTAGCAATTATGGGGCGGGTCACCGGCACCTATCACGTTCACCCGATGGTGAATATCGAGGGTGGCGGCCCCTTGGTCGGTGGCGGCGAATTTGTCACCGTTGACGGCGACTGGAGTAATTTTACCAACAACGTGACCACC from the Candidatus Methylomirabilota bacterium genome contains:
- a CDS encoding methane monooxygenase/ammonia monooxygenase subunit C, translated to MAQYRTEAVPAKRAETAEQMFGWGIFWKCMIAISLFYICIRIYQQYFSWSKGLDFFSEDFRIYWWNMLIGELIIEGAVLTFTLGYIWKTRDRNLDKITPEEELRRFWGLGQWIVTFAWAVYWGASFFTEQDGTWHQTVIRDTDFTPSHIIEFYLSYPIYIIIGINAYMWARTRIPLFAAGHSLPFMLTVGGPAMIFVNVALNEWGHTFWIMEELFVAPLHWGFVTLGWCLFGVYGVAAAMCPRIHELIKITSDGKAAQWAPNVGKLPVQVDKW
- a CDS encoding methane monooxygenase/ammonia monooxygenase subunit A, which codes for MALLSVQQAASLERKFDIIILVAAFTGTVAGYHIHQMLTVGDWDFWLDWKDRRWWVTLTPILLITFPAASQYFMWEKMRLPIGATFCIMTLHFGQWMNRVFNFYYWAWFPVNFTTPGLMIPSAIFLDVMLMMTGSYMFTALFGGMGWSLLFYPANWTWLAPFHLAVKHPSGPLMSIADLMGMEYVRSATPEYIRIVERGTLRTFGRDVTPVSSFFAGFISGLVYVWWMFMGKWISKPTWLART